From one Triticum aestivum cultivar Chinese Spring chromosome 4B, IWGSC CS RefSeq v2.1, whole genome shotgun sequence genomic stretch:
- the LOC123091307 gene encoding aldehyde dehydrogenase family 3 member H1 gives MAASAAAVMEELRGSFREGRTRPAEWRTAQLRALVRMIEEKEDDISNALHADLAKPRMEAYLHEISLAKGACMFALKGLKNWMKPDKVPSAITTFPSTAQIVPEPLGVVLVISAWNYPFLLSIEPVIGAIAAGNAVVLKPSEIAPATSSLFAKLLPEYVDSSCIKVVEGGVTETGALLEQKWDKIFYTGNGNVARVVLAAAAKHLTPVALELGGKCPVIVDSNVDLHVAAKRIAVGKWGCNNGQACIAPDYIITTKAFVTELVDSLKRVLERFYGEDPLQSADLSRIVNISHFGRLTKLIDDKEVATKIQLGGQTDQEQLKIAPTVLVDVPLDTALMTGEIFGPLLPIITVDKIEESIAHINAGAKPLAAYLFTKDKKLQQDFVSNVSAGGMLVNDVALHLTNPHLPFGGVGDSGMGSYHGKFSFDCFTHRKAVLIRGFGGEANARYPPYTAEKQRILRGLIKGSFFALILALLGFPREKR, from the exons atggcggcgtcggcggcggcggtgatggaggAGCTGCGGGGTAGCTTCAGAGAGGGGCGGACGCGGCCGGCCGAGTGGCGGACGGCGCAGCTCAGGGCGCTCGTCAGGATGATCGAGGAGAAGGAGGACGACATCAGCAACGCGCTCCACGCCGACCTCGCCAAGCCGCGCATGGAGGCCTACCTCCACGAG ATATCGCTGGCGAAAGGGGCCTGTATGTTTGCCTTGAAGGGGCTCAAGAATTGGATGAAGCCCGACAAG gTACCTTCTGCCATAACTACATTCCCATCCACTGCTCAAATCGTGCCGGAGCCCCTGGGTGTCGTTCTCGTCATATCAGCCTGGAACTATCCTTTCT TGCTATCCATCGAGCCCGTCATTGGAGCAATTGCTGCTGGGAATGCTGTTGTGCTGAAGCCATCAGAAATTGCGCCAGCAACATCGTCATTGTTCGCGAAGCTGCTACCAGAGTACGTTGATAGCTCGTGTATAAAAGTTGTGGAGGGAGGTGTCACTGAAACAGGTGCACTCTTAGAACAAAAATGGGATAAGATCTTCTACACAG GAAATGGTAATGTAGCCCGCGTAGTGTTGGCAGCAGCTGCGAAGCATCTAACCCCTGTTGCTCTGGAGCTCGGTGGAAAATGCCCTGTTATTGTTGACTCTAACGTCGATTTGCAT GTTGCTGCTAAGAGGATTGCTGTTGGTAAATGGGGCTGTAACAATGGCCAGGCATGCATTGCTCCCGATTACATCATAACGACAAAAGCGTTCGTTACAGAGCTG GTTGACTCTTTGAAAAGAGTCTTGGAAAGGTTCTACGGGGAGGATCCGTTGCAATCGGCGGACCTGTCTCGTATTGTGAATATTAGCCATTTCGGACGATTAACGAAGTTGATAGACGACAAAGAAGTTGCCACCAAGATTCAGCTCGGTGGCCAGACAGATCAGGAGCAACT AAAAATAGCTCCTACGGTGTTGGTAGATGTTCCTCTTGATACAGCACTTATGACAGGGGAAATATTTGGCCCATTGCTTCCAATTATAACG GTCGACAAGATTGAAGAAAGCATCGCACACATCAACGCTGGGGCGAAGCCACTCGCAGCCTACCTCTTCACCAAGGACAAGAAACTGCAACAAGATTTCGTCTCAAACGTCTCGGCAGGAGGCATGCTCGTCAACGACGTCGCCTTACAC CTGACGAACCCACATTTGCCGTTCGGTGGCGTGGGCGACAGCGGCATGGGGTCGTACCACGGCAAGTTCAGCTTCGACTGCTTCACCCACAGAAAGGCGGTGCTGATCCGCGGGTTCGGTGGCGAGGCGAATGCAAGGTACCCGCCCTACACAGCAGAGAAGCAGAGGATCTTGAGGGGCCTCATCAAGGGCAGCTTCTTTGCGCTGATCCTTGCGCTTCTGGGGTTCCCGAGGGAGAAGCGTTAG